ATAGAAAAAGGAGCAGATACAATTTTAATAGTAGGAAGCTGTGGTCCTTGCAGATTTGGAGAGTATTGTGAACTTCAAATAAACTTACTAAAAAATCTAGGATATAACCTGAATTTTATAGTTATAGATTATCCTAAAGATATAGGTATAAAAGAATTTATGCGGAGAATAAATCTAATTACATCAAATAGTAAGAAAACTACTGGAGAAAAGCTTAAAATAGCATCCCTAGCATTAAAAATAATTAATTTAATAGATAAGATAGAAAGCAAGGCAAAATTGTTAGCTGGTTATGAAGTCAAAAAAGGTGAATGTAAAAATATTTTAAAAGAATGTAAACAAAAAGCTTTTAAAAGCACTTCTCCAAAGGAAATGCTCAGCATATTAAAAAAATATATGGAAAAATTAAATGGAATTTCTATATGCAAAACTAAAAATCCTTTAAGAATTTCTATAATAGGTGAAATATATACCATCATAGAACCTTTTTCAAATTTATTTATAGAAGATAAACTTATGGATTATGGTGTATCTACATCCAGATGTATCACTCCAAGTTGGTGGGTTAAAAATGCAGCTTTATCTACATTAAAATTAAATTCACTTGATATAAGAAGAGCTTCTAAAGAATACCTTCACCTGTATATAGGCGGCCATGCCCGTGAATGTATAGGTGAAGCCCTTATATCTCATAAGCAAGGATTTGATGGTGCAATTCAAATTTTTCCTGTAGGTTGTATGCCTGAAATTGTATCAAAATCTATACTTCCTACTATATCAAAGGATAAAAACTTTCCTATACTAACTTTAATAGTAGATGAAATGACTGGAGAAGCTGGATACACCACTAGAATTGAAGCTTTTTTAGATTTACTTGAAAGGAGAAAAAACAATGTATTATATGGGAGTTGATGTAGGTTCTGTAAGTACAGATATTGTAATAGTAGATAAAAATATAAATATATTAGATTCTCTGTACCTTAGAACAAAAGGAAGACCTATAAATGCAATTCAGGAAGGTTTTAAACTTCTAAGAAACAAATATAAGGATAAAGACATAAAAGCCGTAGGTACTACAGGCAGTGGACGACATATTGCGTCCTCTATTATAGGTGCTGATGTAATAAAAAATGAAATAACTTCTCATGCTATAGCAGCTTTAAATCTAAATAATTCCGTAAAAACTATAATAGAAATAGGCGGTCAGGATTCTAAAATAATAATTTTAGAAAATGGTATTGTTTCAGATTTTGCAATGAATACGGTATGTGCAGCTGGAACTGGTTCTTTTCTTGATAGACAGGCAGAAAGATTAGATATTCCTATTGAAGAGTTTGGAAACTATGCTTTAAAATCCAGCCATCCTGCCAGAATAGCTGGAAGGTGTGCTGTATTTGCGGAATCTGATATGATACACAAACAACAAATGGGATATAGTAATCCTGATATAATAAAAGGACTCTGCAATGCTTTAGTTAGAAACTATTTAAATAATGTAGCAAAAGGAAAAGATATAAAATCCCAGATATTCTTTCAAGGTGGAGTTGCTGCAAATGTGGGAATGAAAGCTTCCTTTGAGGAAATACTAGGAAAGGAAATAATAATCCCTAAAAACTTCAAAGTAATGGGTGCTGTGGGAGCTGCCATTTTAGCAAAGGAATCTTTAGAAAAAAAGAAATCCCCTACTAATTTTATGGGATTCAATCTAGCAAACGTAAATTTTGTATCTAAAAGTTTTGAATGTACAGGGTGTTCTAACAGATGTGAAGTAGTAAAAATATTAAATAAAGAAAGAACAGTAGGTTTTTTCGGAGGAAGATGTGAAAAGTGGAATAAAATTATTTCAGCATAGAAAATTTCTGTGCTGAAATAATTTTATTCCACTTTACATAATATATTTGACAAAATATAGACTTATAAAATATAATTAAATAAACAGATACTAAATTTTATAACATATCTCATAATCAGATTATAAAAATAATAGTTAGATAAATATAAAATTTATTTTTATAATATGTTAATAAAATAACAATATAATTTATACAAAAGGATGTGGTTTGGTGGAAAAAAAAGGTCGTAAAATATTTAAAGTATTTGTTAAATTCTTGTTTATGCTTATCGGAGCCACCATGGCAGCTGTAGCTCTGGAAATATTTTTAATTCCTAATAGTGTAATAGATGGAGGTGTTACCGGTATATCTATTATGTCTAGTTATCTCACGGGTTTACCCCTAGGGTTATTTATATTCATTTTAAATATACCTTTTCTCATAATCGGATATAAGCACATAGGAAAAACTTTTACAATCTCTACTTTATTTTCTGTAACTGCTTTATCAATTATTGTTTCTTTTCTAGAACCTGTTAAAAGTATAACAAATGATACTCTTTTAGCCTCAGTTTTCGGAGGAATACTACTTGGAATTGGTATTGGATTAATTATGCGAAATGGCGGTTGTTCTGATGGCACAGAAATTATAGCTATAATTTTGGACAAGCGTACTGGATTCTCTATAGGTGAAGTTGTAATGATTATTAATATATTTATATTAAGCAGCGCAGGAATAATATTTGGCTGGGACAGAGCTATGTATTCCATGGTGACCTACTTTATAGCCTTTAAATTAATTGATATAACTGTAGAAGGATTAGATGAATCAAAAGCTGTATTAATAATTACTGATAAGTCACAAGATATAACAGATGCCCTTCTTGCAAGGCTTGGCAGAGGAGTTACTCTATTAGATGGAAAAGGAGGATATACTAACACGCCTACTAATGTGTTGTATGTAATAGTATCCCGATTAGAAATATCTAAATTAAAATCTATAGTTAGTGATTTTGATAGAAATGCACTTATAACTATAGGACATGTAGAGGTTTCTGGAAAAAGCTATAAGAAAAAGTCAATTCACTAAATCCAGGAGTATTTTAACATTGTGTTAAAATACTCCTGGATTTATATTTTATAATAATTATTTAATTCCACATATTTTTAGTTAATGATTCAATATGTTTTTTTCTTTTTTCTGTTTCATCTACATCCATGGTTATTTTATCTCCTTGAATAATAAGGACACATCCCTCTTTTGCATTAGTAGGTAATTTTATTCGTTTTATGTCTATCATAGTTCTATCTTCTTTTTCGCAAACAGCATAAGGACCTTCAAACCTATCTATTATCACCTTTATTTCGTCCATTGCTAAATCCCCCTTTAATACTTTAATAAAAAATATATACACTTGTATTTTTTATACATTATACCATATTTTTCTAAAATTAGTCTACTTTTTTACTTATAAATATATAAACTTGGTTGTTATCTTTTAAAAAATTTATATTAATAAATAATTCCAGTAATACACCTATAAATATCCAAACTATAGAATTAATCAATATATAACTTGTGAAACATGCTACATAATTTAAAGTAAAAGTGAGATTTTTTAATATATATGAATTAGGGTTTATTATGAATATGGAACAAAAAATTCCTAGAGGAACCCATAAAGTTAAAAGTCCTATAAGTATCTCATTTAACTTTATAATAATAGTAGATATTTTTTTTGATTTTCCTTTAAAAAACTTGATATACAAATTCCATTTTATACTTTGAGCCAATATTAAAAGAACGGAAAAACTTATAATCATATATATAACATAAAATAAGAATTCCTTTAATAAATAACCTTGTCTAAAAGTTACACCCTTTATAACTAAAAATATCAATATAAACATAATTATGATCATAAGATTTTCAAAATTAAATATAAACTTTGTTTTTCCTTTAATTTTCATCCTTTCCCATTCTTCATAATTATATTTCATAGCTCCCTCCTATACTAAGTGCTTATTTATATTTATTATATAGTATATGCTATTTTTTGTTAAGTAGGTTTTTTTGGGTTTACTTTTTATTTTATTAACATAATATTTAATATGTTAATAAAATAAAAATCCATAATCAAACCAATTTAACTATGGATTTTTATTTGCGTTATTTTTTAATTTTTATTATATTGGGGTTCCTGCTGCTGTATAAATTGTTGCCTTCCTTTAAGTACTTGCAGCGCTTCATCTAGATTTTGTGCTATATTTTCAAAATCATTTTTAGCATTTTCATCTTGTGTCTCCAAAGCAAAGGTCTTCATGGTTGCACATGCGCTTTGAATTCCAGCTATAGCTTGTTGCATTTGAGTTCCAACTGTCATATTTTATCACCCCCTTCTGAAATATCTATCCTTTGGGTTTAAAAATTAACGCTCCTATAAACCCAAATATTATGGCTGCTGAAATACCTGCACTGGTTACTTCAAAAATTCCCGTCAAAACTCCTATTAATCCATATCTTTCAGCTTCCATAAGGGCTCCTTTCACCAAAGCATTTCCAAAACTACTTATAGGTACAGAAGCACCTGCACCTGCAAATTTTATTAAAGGCTCATATAAGCCAAAACCTCCTAGTATGGCACCCAATACCACAAGAGTAGTTGTAGTATGTGCAGGAGTAAGTTTAAATACATCCATCATTATTTGTCCTATTACACATATTATTCCTCCTACTAAAAATGCCCAAAAAAATTTTTCCATTAAACAAAATGCACCTCTTTTCTATATTTCTATGGACACTGCATGTGCAACGCTAGGTATACTTTCCTTCTGTTGATAGGACATAGGTGACATCAGTGCCCCTGTGGCAACTATTAATATCTTTCCTAATCTTTTTCGTTCCATTTCCTTTAAAAAGTGTCCATAAGTTACTATAGCAGAACAGGCACATCCGCTAGCACCTGAAAATACAGGCTGATCTTTTTTATAGATTAGAGTACCACAATCTTTAAATACTCCCTGTGAAAATTCAAACCCATCTCTTTTTAACATATCCTCTGCTATTTCATGGCCAATTTTACCTAAATCACCAGTAGCTATAATATCATAATCAGAAGGTTTTCTTTTTAAATCTCTAAAATGTGCTTCAATGGTATCTACAGCAGCTGCCGCCATGGCAGCTCCCATATTAAATGGATCTGAAACTCCCATATCTACCACTTTTCCTATGGTAGCTGTGGTAACTTTAGGTCTATCATTAGCTTTTCCAATAACTGCAGCACCAGCTCCAGTTACCGTCCATTGTGCTGTCGGAGGTTTTTGCCCTCCATATTCTGTTGGATATCTAAACTGTTTTTCAGCAGCGGCATTATGGCTTGAAGTTCCACAAAGTACATATTCTGCTCCATTATTATCAATAATAAAAGATGCCAAAGCTAAGCCTTCCATAGAACTTGAACAGGCACCAAATACCCCCAAATAAGGTATCTTTAGAGTTCTTGCTGCAAAGCTGCTGGTAATTATTTGATTCATAAGATCTCCACTTACAAAAAAGTTTATATTTTCATTTTTTAATTTTGAATTTTTTACAGCTAAATCACAAGCTTCTTCTAATAATTTTTTTTCAGCTTTCTCAAAACTATCCTGGCCAATCCAAATATCTTCATGAAGTAAATCAAATTCCTTAGCTAAGGCACCTTTTGCCTCAAAGGGTCCTCCTACAGTAGAACATCCAATTATTGCAGGCTTAGACTCAAATACCCAAGATTGATGTCCCTGAATCATTTAAATCCCACCTAACCATTTAACAATTATCTGTAATATAGCAACTACAAATGCAGCAAAAACTCCAAAAGTTATTACAGAACCGGCTAATTTGAACATATTGCCTCCTACCCCAAGCACATATCCTTCAGTTTTATGTTCTATAGCACAAGAAGCAATAGAATTAGCAAATCCAGTAACTGGTATGGCAGTTCCTGCCCCAGACCACTGTGCAATATGATCAAACACCCCAAATCCTGTAAGAATTACAGAAACTATTATTAAAACTGCAGAAGTAGGATTACCGGCTGTTGTCTCTGTGAAATTAAAATACTTTATAAACATAAATTGGAGTCCCTGGCCTATGGTGCATATAATTCCTCCTACCAAAAATGCTTTAAGGCAATTTTTAAGTACTTTTCTTTTGGGTTCCTTTTCCTTTGCAAGACTTTGATATTCTCTCTGCAGAGGAGTCAACTTTTTAGTCTTTTTATTTGACATATTGTCACCTTCTATCTTAATAAGTAGGGCTTTAATTCCTCTAATACATTTTTTAATATAATAGAATCTTTTTCATAACTGTTCTTTAACTTTTCATCTTCTGTCTCAAGCCCAAAAGACATTAAATCTGACTGAGCTTTTTCTAAGTTAGCATATAACATTTCTCTTACATTACATTTTGGGACTTCAATAACGTCATCAAATAAATCCACATAAAGTTCTCCTTTTGAATTTACTTGACCTATAAACACATTATCTAAGTATACTCCCAATAACTCTAGTTGAGTATTTAGCCACCCTTGATTTAATCCTAAATTGCTTAAGGATTCATTTATTATGTTTCCATCCAAAATTACAGTTTGAGGTGCTCCTTCAGGTGCTACCTGTATTCCCAAATCCTTTGCAGTAACTGGTTTTTTATCCGATTTTAATACTACATTCATATCTCCCGTGGATTCCATTACCGCAAATTCCACATCTGCTAAATTAAATATATTTTTAAAACGAAGTTCCCTCAATAAATCTTCCCCACTATATCTTATTTTACCTAAGTTCTCTTCCATAACTTTTCCTTCTTTTATAACTACAAGTTCCTTGCCATTTATTAGATCATATATAACTTTACTTTTCATACATATATAATCTAAAGCAATAGGTAATAAAAACCATACACCTAGTGCCAACATACCCCATACCCAGTTGTTTATAACATTTACAGAAATTAATGCTACAAGGATTGCTATTACACTATAATTTATAAAGTTAAAAGCATTCATCCTAGCTGAGTGTTTCTTCCCCATAATTCTTATAAAAGCTATGGATATAAAAAATAATAATATAGATTTAACTAAAATTGCAATCCATGGTTTCATATACAATATTCCTCCAAATCAGTTGCCTTTATACTGAGGCTCTTCATACTCCAAAAATTTTAATCTTTTATCTAAATTTTGGGTCACCCCATCAACTTCTTCCAAAGCTTTTTTATAGGCAGCTTTAGCTTTTTTATTTTGTTCTTGAAGAGAATATATCCTCAAAGTACTCTCAATGCTCCTAAGCGTAACCAATGTATTTTTCACTCTTGATCCAACAGTCAATGCACCTACCTCCTTATAACCTCACACTTTCCAACCCATAAATTTATCCGAACGCTTTATACTATTATTAACTTTTCACAAATAGTTTTACCATATTTAAAAGAATTATTACATATAATTAATTTTCTACAAAAATAGACTGATGCAAACTTCGCATCAATCTACCTTAAATTAATTAATTTTTAAAATCCACTACATAATTTTTTATTTAACCACATAATCTCTTATATAATTTTGAAAATCCCATAGATGTAGAAAACGTTCTGCACTATTATACCCTGATTTAAATAATTTCGATCTCATTTCTTTAGAAATATTAAACTCAGTAGCCTTAACTCCAAGAGTTGGGATAAAAACAGTTCTAACTGCATATTTATCTTTTACATATATCTCCTCATTTTTATCAAGCATAGTCTCCATTATATCAAATAAATATGAAATAAAATCCGTTTTTTTAGATTCTTTATAACTCACACTGTTTTCTACTAGTTTAAATCCTATAGTAGGCCAGGCCGGAACTTTTTCCGTATCAAATATCCAAATAGGGAAATTACTAAGTATACCTCCATCAACTATATAACTGCATCCTTCTTTATAATGAAATTTTACTGGTTTAAAATATAAAGGTATACTAATACTCATTCTCACTGCCTCGGATATTTCAAATTTCATAGGGTCTATTCCATAGTTTTTTAAATCATCTGGCAATATCAACATAGTTTTTTTTGTTATATCCGAAGCTATTATTTTAAGAGGAGATTTTCCATCTATACTTATATCTCCAAAAGTTATCTTACCTTTTTTAATCAGTAATTGTCTTATATATTTTTCCACAGCATCTGAAGAATATATACCTTTATCTTTAAAAAATGAAATAGATTTTTTTATCATGGAAAGCTCCCATATTTTTTTCTTCTTGAAAAATATCTTTTCATCCAAATTCATAACGATATCTTTCAATTCTTCCCCTGTATACCCCACTGCTAAAAGAGCGGCTATTATTGCCCCAGCAGAAGTTCCTGCAAATCTATTCCATTTATACCCCATTTTTTCAAAATAACATACTGCCCCTACAAGACCTATTCCTTTCATTCCCCCACCTTCAAATACAGCATCTACTATCAATAAAATCACCTCAATATATAAATATGTAAGTGATCAAAAATAGGCTACTTTAAGAAATTGAATATTATTTAAAATAAGTGGGAAAATACATTATATATTTTATAAGGAGAATGGTAAAAATGAGAATTGAAATTCACTATAGAGGAATAAAAAACGCTAATATTGCAGTAGAAGAACTTAACTTGAATGGTTTTAACACTGCTCTTGATTTAAATGATAATTACATAGACATAAATACTATAGATTCAGATTCGGAAATGAACTTTTCAAATATAATAAATTATAGAAATTCCCTATACAGTTCTCATCCTGGAAGTCCTATAATGGGCGGTTTTGGTAGTTTCAGAGAGATTGAAAACATCTGCTATAAAGTAATATTGGATGCAGATTTTATTACGGATGATGATATTGATAAATTAAATAAAATTGTAAAAGAAACTGGTGGAGAAATTAGAACATCTATTTCACCTACTGCACCACTAGATAACCCAGATGAAACTCCAGATGAGACTGAGGTTCTTTTTTAAATTGATCCATATAATTTATAGAAGAAAAACACTAAAATTTTTCTTCTATAAATGCAAGTGCTGCGGCTCCTATAACGCCTGCATCTGTTCCCAAAAGTGCAGGAAGTATCCTTGTATTTTTACTTACTGTACCAAAGCATCTCCTTTTCACTACTTCATTTATTTTATCAAAGATGATTTTTCCCCCTTTTGAGACTCCTCCACCTATAATCACAGCTTCCGGATCTAAACAAGTAATTATATTCGCTACACATATACCCAAATAATTTAAAGTTGTATCTAGTATATTTTGTGATATACTATCTCCTAATTGAGCTTCTTTAAAGACCTCTTTTGAAGTTATATTTTTATATAATGCAAGGGTGGTATTATATCCCATCTTTACTGCTTTTTTTGCTTCTCTAGCTATAGCTGTTCCTGAAGCCATTACTTCTGCGCATCCAAAATTACCACAATTGCAAAGCGGACCCTGTGCATCTAAGGTCATATGTCCTATTTCCAGAGCATTTTTGGTATTACCCCTATATATCTGTCCATTTAATATTGCTCCTCCTCCTATCCCCGTAGAAACAGTTATAAACACCATATTATTAATTCCTTTTCCTGCACCGAACATGTGTTCGGCTATAGCCGCAGCATTACCATCATTATCTAAAAATATGGGCATCTTAAAATGATTTTTCAAGGGGCTTACAATATTAAAATTTTTAAAGGGCAGGTTTGGAGTACATATAATTTTTCCTTTGTCTATATCAAGAGGACCCGGAGCTCCTAATCCAATACATTTTATTTTTTTACTGCAAACTCCGCCAAAGTTCACTACTTTTTCTATGATTTTTATTATATTATCTAATATATATTTTTCTCCTTCTTCTGCTTTTGTAGGCAAGGTATATTTACATATTATTGTTCCTTTAAAATCCACTAAAGCAGCAGCTATTTTAGTGCCCCCTAAATCAACTCCTATTACATATTTTTCTTCCAAACTGAATCTTCCTCCAAACAATTTAATTTATAAATTCTAGTTTCATAAGGCTTTAATACAAATTCTGTAGCATATTTTTCTTTATCTATGGGATAATTACCTAGTAGAAAATTTGAATAATTTAATTTTATTGTATCATATCTATATAACGCATTAACC
This window of the Clostridium kluyveri DSM 555 genome carries:
- a CDS encoding 2-hydroxyglutaryl-CoA dehydratase, with product MKITFPHLGNTCFAAKALFDGLGIDYIIPPLSNKQALEIGSLYSPEEMCLPFKIMIGNYIQSIEKGADTILIVGSCGPCRFGEYCELQINLLKNLGYNLNFIVIDYPKDIGIKEFMRRINLITSNSKKTTGEKLKIASLALKIINLIDKIESKAKLLAGYEVKKGECKNILKECKQKAFKSTSPKEMLSILKKYMEKLNGISICKTKNPLRISIIGEIYTIIEPFSNLFIEDKLMDYGVSTSRCITPSWWVKNAALSTLKLNSLDIRRASKEYLHLYIGGHARECIGEALISHKQGFDGAIQIFPVGCMPEIVSKSILPTISKDKNFPILTLIVDEMTGEAGYTTRIEAFLDLLERRKNNVLYGS
- a CDS encoding acyl-CoA dehydratase activase, encoding MYYMGVDVGSVSTDIVIVDKNINILDSLYLRTKGRPINAIQEGFKLLRNKYKDKDIKAVGTTGSGRHIASSIIGADVIKNEITSHAIAALNLNNSVKTIIEIGGQDSKIIILENGIVSDFAMNTVCAAGTGSFLDRQAERLDIPIEEFGNYALKSSHPARIAGRCAVFAESDMIHKQQMGYSNPDIIKGLCNALVRNYLNNVAKGKDIKSQIFFQGGVAANVGMKASFEEILGKEIIIPKNFKVMGAVGAAILAKESLEKKKSPTNFMGFNLANVNFVSKSFECTGCSNRCEVVKILNKERTVGFFGGRCEKWNKIISA
- a CDS encoding YitT family protein, with protein sequence MEKKGRKIFKVFVKFLFMLIGATMAAVALEIFLIPNSVIDGGVTGISIMSSYLTGLPLGLFIFILNIPFLIIGYKHIGKTFTISTLFSVTALSIIVSFLEPVKSITNDTLLASVFGGILLGIGIGLIMRNGGCSDGTEIIAIILDKRTGFSIGEVVMIINIFILSSAGIIFGWDRAMYSMVTYFIAFKLIDITVEGLDESKAVLIITDKSQDITDALLARLGRGVTLLDGKGGYTNTPTNVLYVIVSRLEISKLKSIVSDFDRNALITIGHVEVSGKSYKKKSIH
- a CDS encoding DUF3006 domain-containing protein; its protein translation is MDEIKVIIDRFEGPYAVCEKEDRTMIDIKRIKLPTNAKEGCVLIIQGDKITMDVDETEKRKKHIESLTKNMWN
- a CDS encoding DUF1657 domain-containing protein, which translates into the protein MTVGTQMQQAIAGIQSACATMKTFALETQDENAKNDFENIAQNLDEALQVLKGRQQFIQQQEPQYNKN
- the spoVAE gene encoding stage V sporulation protein AE translates to MEKFFWAFLVGGIICVIGQIMMDVFKLTPAHTTTTLVVLGAILGGFGLYEPLIKFAGAGASVPISSFGNALVKGALMEAERYGLIGVLTGIFEVTSAGISAAIIFGFIGALIFKPKG
- the spoVAD gene encoding stage V sporulation protein AD, which gives rise to MIQGHQSWVFESKPAIIGCSTVGGPFEAKGALAKEFDLLHEDIWIGQDSFEKAEKKLLEEACDLAVKNSKLKNENINFFVSGDLMNQIITSSFAARTLKIPYLGVFGACSSSMEGLALASFIIDNNGAEYVLCGTSSHNAAAEKQFRYPTEYGGQKPPTAQWTVTGAGAAVIGKANDRPKVTTATIGKVVDMGVSDPFNMGAAMAAAAVDTIEAHFRDLKRKPSDYDIIATGDLGKIGHEIAEDMLKRDGFEFSQGVFKDCGTLIYKKDQPVFSGASGCACSAIVTYGHFLKEMERKRLGKILIVATGALMSPMSYQQKESIPSVAHAVSIEI
- the spoVAC gene encoding stage V sporulation protein AC; amino-acid sequence: MSNKKTKKLTPLQREYQSLAKEKEPKRKVLKNCLKAFLVGGIICTIGQGLQFMFIKYFNFTETTAGNPTSAVLIIVSVILTGFGVFDHIAQWSGAGTAIPVTGFANSIASCAIEHKTEGYVLGVGGNMFKLAGSVITFGVFAAFVVAILQIIVKWLGGI
- a CDS encoding DUF421 domain-containing protein; the encoded protein is MKPWIAILVKSILLFFISIAFIRIMGKKHSARMNAFNFINYSVIAILVALISVNVINNWVWGMLALGVWFLLPIALDYICMKSKVIYDLINGKELVVIKEGKVMEENLGKIRYSGEDLLRELRFKNIFNLADVEFAVMESTGDMNVVLKSDKKPVTAKDLGIQVAPEGAPQTVILDGNIINESLSNLGLNQGWLNTQLELLGVYLDNVFIGQVNSKGELYVDLFDDVIEVPKCNVREMLYANLEKAQSDLMSFGLETEDEKLKNSYEKDSIILKNVLEELKPYLLR
- a CDS encoding DUF1657 domain-containing protein — its product is MTVGSRVKNTLVTLRSIESTLRIYSLQEQNKKAKAAYKKALEEVDGVTQNLDKRLKFLEYEEPQYKGN
- a CDS encoding patatin-like phospholipase family protein, with translation MIVDAVFEGGGMKGIGLVGAVCYFEKMGYKWNRFAGTSAGAIIAALLAVGYTGEELKDIVMNLDEKIFFKKKKIWELSMIKKSISFFKDKGIYSSDAVEKYIRQLLIKKGKITFGDISIDGKSPLKIIASDITKKTMLILPDDLKNYGIDPMKFEISEAVRMSISIPLYFKPVKFHYKEGCSYIVDGGILSNFPIWIFDTEKVPAWPTIGFKLVENSVSYKESKKTDFISYLFDIMETMLDKNEEIYVKDKYAVRTVFIPTLGVKATEFNISKEMRSKLFKSGYNSAERFLHLWDFQNYIRDYVVK
- a CDS encoding ROK family protein, yielding MEEKYVIGVDLGGTKIAAALVDFKGTIICKYTLPTKAEEGEKYILDNIIKIIEKVVNFGGVCSKKIKCIGLGAPGPLDIDKGKIICTPNLPFKNFNIVSPLKNHFKMPIFLDNDGNAAAIAEHMFGAGKGINNMVFITVSTGIGGGAILNGQIYRGNTKNALEIGHMTLDAQGPLCNCGNFGCAEVMASGTAIAREAKKAVKMGYNTTLALYKNITSKEVFKEAQLGDSISQNILDTTLNYLGICVANIITCLDPEAVIIGGGVSKGGKIIFDKINEVVKRRCFGTVSKNTRILPALLGTDAGVIGAAALAFIEEKF